In the Salvia splendens isolate huo1 chromosome 16, SspV2, whole genome shotgun sequence genome, ACTAACATCTTCACAATCTCTACCACTGCCAGTAGCACTGCTGCTCATAGGATAATTTGGCCATTGTTAATAAAATTTCTTCGAACCTATATATGCAGGTAAAATTCCCTAAAAATCATCTGATTTCCCGGCTACCTTTCTGGTTGTTTATCACCCCTAGTCAAAGACCAGCATTACTATCTGAAGCGACGACATCAGGTTTAACTGGTTTATGATCCATTTTCTGTCTCAATGGATGCACAGAGAGTTCCGTTAGGTGAATGCCACAGGCCAAGCTCCCCAAGACCCTGGCGGTCACTCTCTGCTCTGCCTTAACACACCACGAGCCATCAGGCTTCACCTCAATCTCTGCTACATCTTCCCCACAATTTTTCATCTGTAATTCTGGAAagttaagaagaaaaaaaattgacctcATGACAATCCATGAAAATACCTTAGATGTGATCCGATTGAAATAGGCATGGCATCTATGATGATTTTCTCCAAAGAATAATTCTTCAAACATATAGGACATTGCCACTACATCCACAAACAACAATTGAAATACATGAGCAGGAAAGTGAAAAAACATTTAAGTTCTGTAAGCAAGTAATTGCAAACCAAAGACCAACTTTTTTATAATTGAAACTATAaggcaaaaaataaataaataaatcttaTATTTACTTACCTTCCTTGACCGCTGGTTCATTTCCACGATCAAAACAGCCCATGTGAGCATGGAGTTTAAATTTTCCAGCTACCTTCATTCTTATACCGCTCACCTGGCAAGCATTAATAGGATTTTCAATTTGACCTGGGCAAATGAAGCAGATCCTCCCCGTGTGAAGACATAATAATAGAAAGGCCCCTACAACAAATCACATTGAGCCACTTACTACTAAGAATACGTTGAAACTTGTAGGTAATTACATATAaagatttatttttaatactccctctccctatcacatttcattttcttttgtgctcattttagaaaaatgataccCCCACCGTCCcagctcaagtgattgatttctatTTTGGCCGTTGTTTTGCGAATGTTAGAACTCGTAGGGGAAATTATTCGTGTTATTCATTGTGGACATACCGATTACATGTTATATAGACTAGGATATTCTACATATAAGGTAACcctaatttataattaattacaatatattttccatataaTTCCCCTGATTTGGTGTGATCTTCTCCTTGATCTTCTCCTTGATTTCGTGTATCTtctgacactccccctcaagctagGTAGTGGGATTCCCAATGCTTAGCTTGCACAATACTTCGTGGAACGACTTCGAGTTCACCGTCGTTGTCAAGATGTCGGTCAGTTGATCTTCCGATTTAACATACGACATTTCTACCACCTTGGCTTCAatgttctccttgatgaagtgtttGTCTACCTCCACATGTTTCGTTCTGTCATGTTGACAATTCCCCATGGAGAAAAGCATTggtcacatcaaactgatgAAGTGTCCATTCCTTATTGGCGGCGACCGAGAATAGTACTCTGACGGTGTTGATTTTCGCCACTGGTGAaaaggtctcgtcataatctACACCGTGAGTCTGAGTATATACCTTCGCCACAAGACGGGCTTTATACCTGTCGATAGTACCATCTGGTTTCCTCTTTATCGTGAATACCCATCTGCACCCAACTGGTTTTGCTCCTTCGGGTAACTTGCTCCGTACCCATGTACTGTTCTTCATTAACGCCTTCATTTCCACCATCATTGCGTCTTTCCACTGTTTATGTTTCATCGCCTCTTCGGCTGTCTGTGAgatttcctcttcttcatatAACGCAGCCTCAAACGCTCGAGCCATTTTGGTCAGATTCCCTTGCACGAAGTTTGTTATGGCATAGCGGCTCTTCTTTCCAATCTTCTCTGGGGAGTATCGTTTCGGCGGAATTCCCCTTGTACTCCGATAAGGGAGCACGTATCTTCATGTATCTCTATCAATTGTATTGTCGTGGGGTTCTGTTTCAGTAGAGTCAGTGGTAACTAGTATCTCAACTATGCTTGGAtcaggaattacctcggatatcatcGTCGGAGGAGTTCCGGGGCTTGGCTGAGATGGCTTTTGTGGTAAGACCTGCTCGGCAGAAGTGACAactggatcggttggttcctcGATCGAGGAGCTTGGAattggcacaacccaacttagatagtccgTGGACCTATctggatcactctccccctgactactaatgTGACTGTGGTAGAAAAGTTCGGTTTCCAAAAAATTACAGTTCATGGTAGTAGTGATTTTTTTGGTATTGGGATCAAAACATCTGTACCCCTTTTGGTTTACCTCATATCCCACAAAGACACATTTGATGGCACATGGTGATAGtttcgttctttcatgtttaggtATGTGGGTAGAAACGGTACAGCCAAAGACTTTCGGAGGAAGACTAAGGTATTCGGGAATTCGGGCTTGTTTTAGATAGGATATCAAGAGGGGTTTTCATGTGAAGGATTTTGGTTGGTAGGCGATTTATGAGATAGATTGATGTGGCGACGGCTTCTGGCCAGAAATGTTTGGGaactttggattcaatcatgagagctcgggtcatttctaggatcacactatttttcctttctactACCCCGTTCTGTTCGGGCGTATATGCACACGAAGTTTGATGAGTAACTCCGTTTTCTTTACAAAAAAAGGGTCATAGCACTATTAATAAATTCCCTCCTATTATCTGATCTAATGGTTTTTATGGTGGTTTGAAATTGTGTTTGGATCAGTCGAAAAAAGGATGAGAATTTATCAAAGACTTCTAAtttgtgtttcaaaaaataGGTCCACGTCATCCTAgtacaatcatccacaaatatcacaaaataacGAAAGCCATTTCCACCAACAAAAGGCGCAGTGCCCCAAACATCAGTGTACTAAGGAAAACATGGATAGCATTCGAGTATTCGTAGGTTTAAAAAtctgtctgtggctcttggccaaaacacaagtcttGCATGAAAAATCAGAAGGAATAGAAAGATTCGGGTAAAGTAATTTAAAGTAACTAGGAGAGGGGTgccctagtcttcggtgccaaagccaagtTTCCTATttcgtggatccgtgagccagcatcgcacttcCAGTTTGAGCAATCTCATCCATGTAGTAGGGCGCTGGCACTTCCAGTTTGAGCAATCTCGTCCATGTAGTAGAGCCCCtgtttctcagtgccacgcccaagaatcctcctcgtcttAATATCATGCAGAATACAAAAATCAGGATGCATTAGGAGTGTGCAGTTCAATTCTTTCGTCACATGACTTATAGACATCAATCTTTGGGGTAGGGTCAGAACATAAAGACAGTTTTTGAGCCGTAGTGCAGATGATATTTCAATAGTGCCGGATCCCACAATAGTAATTAATTCCCCATTCGCAGTTCGAATATATGATCTATCAGAATCTTCAGTATAATCAACAAAGTCATTTTTATCCGGAGTCATGGTgtcagttgccccacaatcaaatatccaaccttttgaattttttccaaAGATATCATAAATATGGAATGCAGCAGAAATTTCTCGTAAGGGTATAAAATATTCTTTGacacaaaattggggctatttTCGGATTTATTAACAGCTGGGGGCCTTTTCGAATTTTCTGAAAATCTGGGGGTTCATGCATAAGTGGATGGGGTCTGTTTTTGTATTTCACATGTTTCTGGGGAGGTAAATAATAATAAGGCAAAGTTGATTTAGGGTTTGGATTATATCCGAACCCTTTACCTCATTTCACTACGCCGCTTCCTCTGATTCCTCCGTTTCCTTCGATTTCTGTCCACTCAGCCAAATTTCCGACGCCCCTCACGTTGCCGCCGGCCGGTGGAGGCTCCTGACGTACCCCAGTTCCAGTTCCGATTGATTCCCCATGGTTCCCGGCCTCGGTTCACCGCGGGACTCCTTCTCCATTCACGCCTATGGCGATTTTCGCCTAGGCCAGGAACGTCTTTGCCTTCTATTGttcctcccaccactccgggtaACCGATCCGTTTGAAGCAAGTTTTCCACGTATGCTTTTGCCTTCCACAATAGGAGCACCACAACTTGGAGGTATCTGGTCTGTTTCCCGGCCGGCTGGTGGCCGCGGGTCGCGGCAATGGCGCGTTGAGTCGGTGCGGTGGTCGCTGGTTCTGTGCGATAAGCCCTTGTCCGATCCCTCCGCCATATGATGATTCGGTTCCACCATTGGCTTCACCGGTGGGTGAGGGCGACGTCGGTGGCATGATTCTCCGTCGAGCTTcctccgtcttcacccacccGTATGCCGCCTCCACAGATGGCGCCGGTTCTTCCTTCAAGATCTCCCTACGGATTGAGTAATATTCCTGATTTAATCCAGTCAGGAACTTGATAAGCCTTTTCGAATTGGAGTAATTTCTGAATTGTTCGACCCCCTTGTCAAAACAGCTGATTGGTTGTTTCTGACTTCGATCTATGTTAATCCACAATCCGTGGATCTTTCTGTAATATGTTTCAAGATCCATGCTTCCCTGCTTGATGTTGATCGCCTTTTCTTCCAGGTCATAGATGATGTATCGGTCGGCTTTGCTTTCAAATGTGACGGCGAGGTTGTCCCACAGGGCTTTTGAGGTCTGATGGTGTGCGAAATCCGCAATAATGTTGTTTTCAATGATATCGACAATCCACGAGAATACCACAAGGTTGTTCTCTTCCCATTCGTCATAACCTTTGCTCCCCGGTTCTAGGGGATCGCTCTTGATGTGTGGGTATGCACCCCTGCCTCCAATCTTTACTTTGATTAGCCGTGCCCATAACAGGTAGTTCCGACCATTCAACTTGAATGGTACCGTGATACTCTTGCTGTTTTTGAGACACGATCTGATTTGCATCCTTTGTATCCTCTGTGTCTGACATGTTTGATGTAGGTTGATATTTCGGATGGTTTGATTCTGGTCGGAAAAAGGTCGGGAAAGTTATTTCGGTTGGCTTGATTTCGGCCGAAAAAAgaggtcgggaaaggtattatCGGCTATGATGAAACTTCTCTGAGCCAAGTTCGATTTctggctctgatgccatgttagAACTCGTAGAGGAAATTATTCGTGTTATTCATTGTGGACATACCGATTACATGTTATATAGACTAGGATATTCTACATTAAGGTAACcctaatttacaattaattacaatatattttccatataaTTCCCCTGATTTGGTGTGATCTTCTCCTTGATTTCGTGTATCTTCTGGCAgcgaagatgataataaatagttagagttgagagaaagtaaagtagtatacaaaataatactccctccgtttcaccatagttgaggcaaaacttttcggcacggagtttaagaaagggatattgagtgtgttgaataaatagataaaataagtaagagagagaaaaatgtggagagaataaagtagaaagtgaataaaatagagagaaaaaagtaagagagggtaaagtaagaaagagaaaataattactatatatggaaatgactcaactatgaagaaacttcccgaaatggaaaaatgactcaactatgaagaaacggagggagtatataagtgAGTCGTATCTACATTGttctcttacttactttacttactcttcactttaactaatTATTGTCATTTTTTCCcaaacacgtgccgaaaagcagtcaatcacttgagactggacggagggagtaataaatagttaaagtggagaaagagggtaaagtaagagagagaaatgtaataaatacttctctactttattctctctcttacttcgcactctctctactttaactatcaatttttcaaaacgagtgcaaaaaataaaatatgacaaattttccCAAGGAAAAAAGTTTTTCAAAAAGTTTCATGGTAAACGATTTATGCAACTATTATTGTAGACCAAAAACATAAATCAGAGTTCATAGATTGGTGCTTATAGTTTTTAGAATAGACCTTGCAGCAGGTACCAGTTTTCGTTGTGGCCTCAACTTTTGGCCAGCGCATCGTTGTCCGCCTCCTTACTCGGAGACGGTTCAAAGGTCCGCGTACCTAGAGACGGTTCAAAGGTCCGCCCTTCAGGGATCTTCCATGGGATGCAACTTTGGATGGCAGCCGAGGTTTTCCCTAGCTCTTGTTACGTATTTCCATTGCGGAATATCGACGTTATTTTGGGCGTTACGTGGCTAGCCTCGCTAGGCAAGGTCATGGCAAGTGGCGGGGTTCATCGATGGAGTTAACTTGGAGTGGTAGGCCGGTGAAGATTGAGGGCGACCCCACCCTCCCTCGCAGAGCATGCTCATCCCACGACATCAACACTCCGAATGACGACGATCCCTGTTAGATTCTGCATTCCATGCTAAGCAATGACCCAACTGCGGATTTCGGGTTCGACCCCTCCCTGCCGCCGAAAAACCACTCTCAGTTACAGGCATTAGTGGAGGATTTTCCTTCGGTCATCTGACAAACGACGGAACTACCACCATTTTGCTACACTGATCATCACGGTTCACCCATACCGATACAATCATATGCAGAAGGATGAAATGGAGCGTTTGGTAGCAGAAATGTTTGCCTCGGAGATTACTACTCTAGCCCAGTGCTACTCGTCCGTAAAAAAGACGATTCGTGGAGATTTTTTTGTAGATTATCGAGAGTTAAACAAGCGCACCTTTCCAGATAAGTATCCAATCCCGGTCATTCAGGAATTGTTGGATGAGCTACATGGAGCTCGATGGTTTAGCAAGCTCGACCTCAAGGCGGGTTATCATCAAATCTGAGTGGCCACTTCGGACGTTCCCAAGATAGCTTTTCGCACGCACTCAGGCCACTACGAGTGTCTGGTTATGCCTTTCAGGCTAACCAATGACCCTGCCACTTTTCAAGGCCTTATGAATGACATTTTCCGGCCCTGGCTTCTCAAGTTCGTTCTGGTGTTCTTCGACAACATATTGGTTTATAGTGCATCTTGGGACTCCTATGTGGAGCATTGGCGTCAGGTGTTTCGCACCTTAGGGGACCACTCTCTCGTTGTTAACCCAAAAAAGTGCCTCCTCAGTCGGCGGTAAGTGGAGTATCTTGGTCATGTGGTGTCCGCCAAGGGAGTTAGCATGGACCCAACCAATGTTTTGGTTGTCCTACGTTGGCCCACACCCACATCCCTCAAGGTTGTTCGCGGGTTTCTTGGCCTCACCGGATATTATCGCGGGTTCATCCACGACTATGGCAAGATAGCCGTGCCCCTTACCCAATTACTTAAGAAGCCGGCAGACACCAACAAAAGTAAGCTTGGGTGTGGCCGGTCGAAGTAGAGCAGGCTTTTAAGGCTTTGCAATCGGCTTTAACCTCTGCCCCCTCTTGAGAATGTCGGATTTCTCAAAAGATTTCATCATCGAGTGTGACGCATCAGGACGAGGTTTGGGGGCAGTCCTTATGCAAGATAAATAACCGGTGGCTTACTTTAGCAAGACCCTATCCAGCAGATGGTTCGCAAAGTCGGCATATGAAAAAGAGCTCATGGCGTTGGTCCTTGCCATTCATCACTGGCGGCCATATCTCTTGGGTCGTAGTTTCGTGGTTCACACCGATCAACAAGTTTGAGGCAGCTTCTTGTCCATCCCCTTTCCATGCCGACACAACAAAATTGGGCAGCGAAATTGCTCGGTTATGATTTCACTATCGCCTATAAAGATAGCAACTTGAACCGCGCGGCTGATGCCCTATCGCGGCGGGACGAGGAGGCAGTTGAACTATCGGCTTTGTCTCGCCCAACCTTGCCCGAGTGGTCGACTATCCAGGCAAAACTGACGGAGGACCCCTGACCTCTACAAGATCAAAACCAACTGGGAAAATGGGCGGAAGTCCAGACCCCATTTTGAATTGGTCCACAATGTTTTATTCTATAAGTGTCGGATATGTTGTGAGCTTATACTTGAATTTTGTACTTTTGGTTACATATACGAGCAAGCAATGCAGtgaatttttaaaagaaagagTTAGTGGAGTGATCAGAAAATCGAATATTCTATCAATATGAAACGATAAATATGAACAGGATGATCTTACATGTAAATGCACATAGAAATGTGGAAAAGTCCACTTACGGGTCAGCTCTATTCATGTAAAAGATGATGAAATATGATCATGCAGCGTGAGCTTTGCAACAGAGAAAGAGATAGAAATTAAAGTTGGAAGAGTTGGTGCTGTGATGAATAAAATGGCGCGGTGTGCATGCATGCTAAGTTAGCATCTGATGAGTTGGCACGTCATCAGCAAATAGATAAGAATAAAGAATTAGTTGTGAGTTAGTTAGATGTGGATATTGCTTGTTTAGCTAGCTGGCTTTGTAGCCTTAGTATAAAATAGCTTTTGTTGCTGCTTTGTAACTTCTGAAGTTTTGAATCAATAAAGTGTTGgtttctacatggtatcagttGACAATTAAATCCTTCCGCTTGTTTGTTTCTTCATCTTCTCCGATATGAATCGCAACAAACGAGGTGCTAATGCAGCTCCTCCGGTTCCTCCAATGGAGGATAGCTCTAGCCCGTATTATCTACATCCCAGTGATAATCTGAGCCTTCAACTTGTTCCTCATGTTCTCACTGGCTCCAATTTACATCAATTGGAGTAGATCGGTGACGACTGCTCTTATAGCGAAGAACAAAATTGTTTTTATCAACGACATTCTTCTTCAGCCGGCCGATGATGATTTGTTATTCTTTGCTTGGATTCAATGCAACAACATGGTTGTATCGTGGCTGCGGAATTCTGTTTCTGCTTAGATATGTTTCATTATCATGTACCTTGACGGTGCTCATGAGATCTGGTCCGATCTACGTCTGCACTTTTCTTAGCTCGACACTGCTCGAGCTTATCATTGCAACAGAAAATCATGTATCTCTCATAAGGGCAGGCAGTGCTTATTTCACCAACTTGCGTATTGTATGGGATGAATTCAAGCACTCTCAGCCTAGTGCTTGGTGTAGCTGTGGAACTTGCAAATGCAATAGTGCGTCGAAATGGCATGATTACCAGGAATAGAGTGCACGATGTAGTACCTAATCGGTCTCAACTTAGTTTTTTCTCAGATTCGATCAAGCATCCTTTCAATGGTTCCTCTTCCTCCTTTCATAAATTAAGCTCCCATTCTACAAAATTTGCATTGAGGTGGTCGACACACACCATAATCACATCTATGAGAAATGCAGACAACCCCGCTTCATTTA is a window encoding:
- the LOC121771624 gene encoding E3 SUMO-protein ligase SIZ1-like isoform X1, giving the protein MKVAGKFKLHAHMGCFDRGNEPAVKEVAMSYMFEELFFGENHHRCHAYFNRITSKVFSWIVMRSIFFLLNFPELQMKNCGEDVAEIEVKPDGSWCVKAEQRVTARVLGSLACGIHLTELSVHPLRQKMDHKPVKPDVVASDSNAGL
- the LOC121771624 gene encoding E3 SUMO-protein ligase SIZ1-like isoform X2 codes for the protein MKVAGKFKLHAHMGCFDRGNEPAVKEVAMSYMFEELFFGENHHRCHAYFNRITSKMKNCGEDVAEIEVKPDGSWCVKAEQRVTARVLGSLACGIHLTELSVHPLRQKMDHKPVKPDVVASDSNAGL